In Maridesulfovibrio sp., a single genomic region encodes these proteins:
- a CDS encoding RsbRD N-terminal domain-containing protein, translating to MSLVQKLSERKEDLAGKWNDLVLSSYPKETQEVWKSNNDRFTNPVGITIKKVTSELLDLILEWKSADNIAKSLDELIKIRTVQDFAPSKALSFVFLFKKLLRDEFMDELRQEGKLDELLAFEARIDNLGLIAFDIYTKNRDLITQMRIEEVKRSHHMLLRRVNEIEDASAKGAGQV from the coding sequence ATGAGTCTTGTACAAAAACTGTCGGAAAGAAAAGAAGATCTTGCAGGCAAATGGAATGATCTCGTGCTTTCTTCGTATCCCAAGGAAACACAGGAAGTGTGGAAAAGCAACAACGACAGGTTTACCAATCCTGTGGGGATCACCATCAAGAAGGTTACGAGCGAACTTTTAGATCTGATCCTTGAATGGAAAAGTGCCGACAATATTGCCAAGTCCCTGGATGAACTGATCAAAATCAGAACCGTACAGGACTTCGCACCATCCAAAGCTTTAAGTTTTGTCTTCCTCTTCAAGAAACTCCTGAGAGACGAGTTCATGGACGAATTGAGACAGGAAGGCAAACTTGATGAGTTGCTCGCGTTTGAGGCCCGGATTGATAATCTGGGGCTGATCGCGTTCGACATCTATACCAAGAATAGGGATTTGATCACGCAGATGAGGATTGAGGAGGTCAAAAGATCTCATCACATGCTCCTCCGGCGGGTCAACGAAATCGAGGACGCTTCGGCCAAAGGGGCCGGACAGGTGTAG
- the dsrM gene encoding sulfate reduction electron transfer complex DsrMKJOP subunit DsrM, which translates to MNALYSLVLVFALVLIALFGVGTAHMAGLFGTLLPYVAVAVFLVGFARRIIGWAKSPVPFRIPTTGGQQKSLDFIKHDCFDNPVTPGQTFIRMVLEICCFRSLFRNTSVALKDGRVTYCSAKWLWLFSLLFHYSFLLIVIRHMRLFFEPVPACIGFVEMLDGILQIGVPRLYMSDLLILAGLGFLLGRRLKDPKIRYISLVTDYFPLLLIIGIALSGIYMRYFAHVDIVNIKKLTMGLVTFSPVIPDGISVVFFIHLFLVCTLLVYFPFSKLMHMGGVFLSPTRNMPNDTRINHHENPWNDPNIKPHSYEAYEDEFREVMIEAGLPVEKEA; encoded by the coding sequence ATGAACGCTTTGTACTCACTCGTTTTAGTTTTTGCTCTGGTGCTTATCGCCCTCTTCGGAGTCGGTACGGCACACATGGCAGGACTGTTCGGCACTTTGCTACCGTATGTAGCGGTTGCCGTTTTTCTGGTGGGCTTTGCCCGCCGGATCATAGGCTGGGCCAAAAGCCCGGTTCCTTTCCGTATCCCGACCACGGGCGGTCAGCAGAAGTCTCTGGACTTCATCAAGCATGACTGTTTTGACAACCCTGTGACTCCGGGTCAGACATTTATACGCATGGTTCTTGAAATCTGCTGTTTCCGTTCCCTCTTCAGGAACACTTCGGTAGCTCTCAAGGACGGTAGAGTAACGTATTGTTCAGCCAAATGGCTGTGGCTCTTTTCGCTGCTCTTCCACTATTCGTTCCTGCTCATCGTGATCAGGCACATGAGGCTTTTCTTTGAGCCGGTACCCGCATGTATCGGTTTTGTGGAAATGCTCGACGGGATCCTGCAGATCGGCGTACCCAGACTGTACATGTCCGACCTGCTCATTCTGGCCGGACTGGGCTTTTTGCTCGGACGCAGACTGAAAGATCCCAAAATCCGTTACATATCTCTGGTAACAGACTATTTCCCCCTGCTTCTCATCATCGGCATTGCTCTGTCAGGTATCTACATGCGCTACTTCGCCCATGTCGACATCGTGAACATCAAGAAGCTGACCATGGGACTGGTAACCTTCAGCCCGGTCATTCCCGACGGAATCAGCGTGGTATTTTTCATCCACCTCTTCCTGGTCTGCACCCTGCTGGTTTACTTCCCCTTCAGCAAGCTGATGCACATGGGTGGCGTATTCCTGTCTCCCACAAGGAACATGCCTAACGATACCCGCATCAACCATCATGAGAACCCCTGGAACGATCCCAACATCAAGCCCCACAGCTACGAGGCTTACGAGGACGAATTCAGGGAAGTAATGATCGAGGCTGGTCTCCCGGTGGAAAAAGAGGCATAG
- the dsrK gene encoding sulfate reduction electron transfer complex DsrMKJOP subunit DsrK, translating into MADLPKADELFKSINYTPPSTGWMDTPVDTSPGNWCYPAKAEKLEYLGFPNPREWSPADVDWKLPENWQDIVHQGFKERLDKYRSLKVFMDICVRCGACADKCHFFIGSGDPKNMPVLRAELMRSVYRKDFTMAGKILSTLTGSRVMTEDVLKEWFIYFYQCTECRRCSLFCPYGIDTAEVTMMARELLHLCGVNINWIMEPVSNCNRTGNHLGIQPHAFKDIVEFMVDDIEEITGKRLNVPMNEKGHEVIFITPSGDVFADPGIYTFMGYLMLFDHIGLDYTLSTYASEGGNFGLFTSADMMKKLNAKMYAEAKRLGCKWILGGECGHMWRVINQYMDTMNGSADFLEVPKSPITGTVFSNARQTKMVHITEFTADLIKHNKLKLDPSRNDHIRATFHDSCNPARAMGLMDEPRYVIKNVVKNFFEMPEQTIREQTFCCAGGSGLNTDEIMEIRMRGGLPRGNALKAVQDQYDVNMLSCICAIDRATLVPLANYWAPGVDVCGVHELVGNALILDGEKEREVDLRMNPLPGKEG; encoded by the coding sequence ATGGCTGACCTCCCAAAAGCTGATGAGCTTTTTAAAAGCATTAATTATACGCCGCCGTCCACTGGATGGATGGATACCCCGGTAGATACATCTCCGGGGAACTGGTGTTACCCCGCCAAGGCGGAAAAACTCGAGTACCTGGGTTTCCCCAACCCGCGTGAGTGGTCACCCGCAGACGTGGATTGGAAACTTCCCGAAAACTGGCAGGACATCGTCCACCAGGGATTCAAGGAAAGACTCGATAAATATCGTTCACTCAAAGTATTCATGGACATCTGTGTTCGCTGCGGCGCCTGTGCTGACAAGTGCCACTTCTTCATCGGTTCCGGTGATCCAAAGAACATGCCCGTCCTGCGTGCGGAACTGATGCGTTCCGTTTACCGCAAGGATTTCACCATGGCCGGAAAGATCCTCTCCACCCTTACCGGGTCCAGGGTCATGACCGAAGATGTCCTCAAAGAATGGTTCATCTACTTCTATCAGTGCACCGAATGTCGCCGCTGTTCGCTGTTCTGCCCCTACGGCATCGACACAGCAGAAGTAACCATGATGGCGCGCGAACTGCTGCACCTGTGCGGCGTGAACATCAACTGGATCATGGAACCGGTTTCCAACTGTAACCGTACCGGTAACCACCTCGGCATCCAGCCCCACGCCTTCAAGGACATCGTCGAGTTCATGGTTGACGATATCGAAGAAATCACCGGAAAACGCCTCAACGTTCCCATGAACGAAAAGGGCCACGAAGTAATCTTCATCACTCCTTCCGGTGACGTTTTTGCTGATCCCGGCATCTACACCTTCATGGGTTACCTGATGCTGTTCGATCACATCGGCCTCGACTACACCCTGTCCACCTACGCATCTGAAGGCGGTAACTTCGGTCTGTTCACATCTGCGGACATGATGAAGAAGCTTAACGCCAAGATGTACGCCGAAGCAAAACGCCTTGGCTGTAAATGGATTCTCGGCGGCGAATGCGGCCACATGTGGCGCGTCATCAACCAGTACATGGATACCATGAACGGTTCTGCGGACTTCCTGGAAGTTCCCAAAAGCCCCATCACCGGTACCGTGTTCAGTAACGCACGCCAGACCAAGATGGTACACATAACCGAATTCACGGCCGATCTCATCAAGCACAACAAACTGAAGCTTGATCCCAGCAGGAACGACCATATTCGTGCAACATTCCATGACTCCTGCAACCCCGCACGTGCCATGGGCCTCATGGACGAGCCTCGCTATGTCATCAAGAACGTTGTCAAAAACTTCTTTGAAATGCCCGAACAGACCATCCGCGAACAGACTTTCTGCTGTGCCGGCGGTTCCGGGCTCAACACTGACGAAATCATGGAAATCCGCATGCGCGGAGGCCTGCCGCGCGGTAACGCATTGAAAGCGGTTCAGGATCAGTATGATGTAAACATGCTCTCCTGTATCTGTGCAATCGACCGCGCAACCCTCGTTCCTCTTGCCAACTACTGGGCTCCCGGCGTTGACGTCTGCGGTGTTCACGAGCTTGTGGGTAACGCCCTCATCCTCGACGGCGAAAAGGAAAGGGAAGTAGACCTTCGTATGAATCCTCTGCCCGGGAAGGAGGGGTAA
- the dsrJ gene encoding sulfate reduction electron transfer complex DsrMKJOP subunit DsrJ produces MHYGGKIITGLVIFLGLVSMPFWFNIGGSFEEPKLELPKNAKICVAPTENMRKNHMKLLNEWRDMALREGKRTYISAAGNSYTISLQKTCMKCHTSKQEFCDKCHTAASVTPYCWDCHVPPKEAK; encoded by the coding sequence ATGCATTACGGTGGAAAAATAATAACCGGCCTGGTGATCTTCCTCGGCCTTGTGTCCATGCCTTTCTGGTTCAATATCGGCGGCAGCTTCGAAGAACCGAAACTGGAACTGCCCAAGAACGCCAAGATCTGTGTGGCTCCGACCGAGAACATGCGCAAGAACCATATGAAGCTTCTCAACGAGTGGCGTGACATGGCTCTTCGTGAAGGTAAAAGGACCTATATCAGCGCAGCAGGCAACAGCTACACCATCAGCCTGCAGAAAACCTGCATGAAATGCCACACCAGCAAGCAGGAATTCTGTGACAAGTGCCACACTGCAGCCAGCGTAACTCCTTACTGCTGGGATTGCCACGTACCTCCCAAGGAGGCAAAATAA
- the dsrO gene encoding sulfate reduction electron transfer complex DsrMKJOP subunit DsrO — MKQSRRNFLKFAGLSAAGLCLAPTAAAMASGGTGTGAHAVVNKNALHAERWAMVIDTRKLNTEEAIEALAETCHHIHNVPKIDSVQDVKWLWPASYSEAFPEQENNFPSEAQEKRSFPLLCNHCEQPSCVRVCPTKATFKRADGIVAMDYHRCIGCRYCMAACPFGSRSFNFMDPRTHLDMDKINMKFPTRMRGVVEKCNFCVERLAEGEMPACVEKSNGAILFGDLQNPDSPVRQALRENFTIRRKPAAGTEPGVYYII; from the coding sequence ATGAAACAGAGTAGAAGAAACTTCCTCAAGTTTGCAGGTCTCTCTGCAGCAGGACTTTGCCTCGCTCCTACCGCGGCCGCTATGGCTTCCGGCGGTACGGGCACAGGAGCCCACGCAGTAGTCAACAAGAACGCCCTGCATGCGGAACGCTGGGCAATGGTGATAGACACCCGCAAGCTCAATACCGAAGAGGCTATTGAGGCATTGGCGGAAACCTGCCACCACATCCATAACGTCCCCAAAATCGATTCCGTTCAGGACGTCAAATGGCTGTGGCCTGCTTCCTACAGCGAAGCTTTTCCCGAACAGGAAAACAACTTCCCTTCCGAAGCTCAGGAAAAACGCAGCTTCCCCCTGCTTTGCAACCACTGCGAGCAGCCTTCCTGTGTACGCGTGTGCCCGACCAAGGCGACCTTCAAACGTGCCGACGGCATCGTTGCCATGGACTACCACCGCTGCATCGGCTGCCGCTACTGCATGGCAGCATGTCCGTTCGGTTCACGCAGCTTCAACTTCATGGACCCCAGAACCCATCTGGATATGGACAAGATAAACATGAAGTTCCCTACCCGCATGCGCGGTGTTGTTGAAAAATGCAACTTCTGCGTTGAGCGTCTTGCTGAAGGAGAAATGCCCGCCTGTGTGGAAAAGTCCAACGGCGCCATCCTTTTCGGCGATCTGCAGAATCCTGACTCACCCGTAAGGCAGGCCCTGCGCGAGAACTTCACCATCCGTAGAAAACCCGCCGCAGGCACCGAGCCCGGCGTGTACTACATCATCTAG